The Azospirillum baldaniorum genome contains a region encoding:
- a CDS encoding PRC-barrel domain-containing protein has product MKTIITACGVAALLLATPALAESTSGTTAKEVPSNKATGQVAATHGSLDPAVAKMTAAQLKGKDVYGSDGKDIAEIEGIVRKGGQTFAVIDVDHIADFSDKDVVLPLERLHMKGKRLTVDMTENDLKGLESWQKDKYEDVKGALR; this is encoded by the coding sequence ATGAAGACGATCATCACCGCCTGTGGCGTCGCCGCGCTTCTGCTCGCCACGCCGGCCCTGGCCGAAAGCACGTCCGGAACCACCGCCAAGGAGGTCCCGAGCAACAAGGCGACCGGGCAGGTCGCCGCCACCCACGGATCGCTCGACCCGGCGGTCGCGAAGATGACCGCGGCCCAGCTCAAGGGGAAGGACGTCTACGGCAGCGACGGCAAGGACATCGCCGAGATCGAGGGCATCGTCCGCAAGGGCGGCCAGACCTTCGCGGTGATCGACGTCGATCACATCGCCGACTTCAGCGACAAGGACGTCGTCCTGCCGCTGGAGCGGCTGCACATGAAGGGCAAGCGCCTGACCGTCGACATGACGGAGAACGACCTCAAGGGCCTGGAGTCCTGGCAGAAGGACAAGTACGAGGACGTCAAGGGCGCGCTGCGCTGA
- a CDS encoding tyrosine-type recombinase/integrase — protein sequence MPRRNKGPHLHWDERRKGWYVRWFENGKARVRATGTDDRRRAEGELARFISGSHLGPSDPASRKIDDVLADYAGERAPAAAYPPSILHAVERLSEWWGDRAVADITERACRAYGAWRESGKDRRGVTKGTWGNELIVLKAAVRRDWEAQRLSALVHVWTPDRPEPRTRWLERGEVAALLMGARASEWGRLHLPLFIMIGLYTGARKEAILSLRWPQVDLARGVIDFNPPGRERTSKGRAVIPIPRRLMTFLRLARKRGSDTGYVITYQGGPVADIRKGWKLARLRAGLDDKVTPHTLRHTAASWMVQAGVPLYDVARWLGHASIKQVQSTYGHLAPDHLDRARRALDRA from the coding sequence ATGCCGAGACGCAACAAAGGCCCTCACCTCCACTGGGATGAAAGGCGCAAGGGCTGGTACGTCCGCTGGTTCGAAAACGGAAAGGCGCGGGTCCGTGCCACGGGCACTGACGACCGTCGCCGAGCTGAAGGCGAACTTGCGCGCTTCATCTCCGGATCGCATCTCGGGCCGAGTGATCCCGCTTCCCGGAAAATAGACGACGTGTTGGCGGACTATGCCGGCGAGCGGGCTCCCGCTGCAGCGTACCCGCCCAGCATCCTGCACGCGGTCGAGCGGCTGTCGGAGTGGTGGGGAGACCGGGCAGTCGCCGACATCACGGAACGAGCCTGCCGGGCCTATGGCGCATGGCGGGAGAGCGGGAAGGATCGGCGCGGCGTCACCAAGGGGACGTGGGGGAACGAGCTGATCGTTCTGAAGGCTGCCGTTCGTCGGGACTGGGAGGCGCAGCGGCTTTCGGCCCTGGTTCACGTGTGGACGCCGGATCGTCCGGAGCCGCGCACACGGTGGCTGGAGCGCGGCGAAGTCGCGGCGCTGCTGATGGGCGCGCGGGCCAGCGAATGGGGCCGGCTGCATCTCCCGCTGTTCATCATGATTGGGCTGTACACCGGGGCGCGGAAAGAGGCCATCCTGTCCCTTCGCTGGCCCCAGGTGGACCTTGCCCGCGGGGTGATCGACTTCAACCCGCCGGGGCGCGAGCGGACGAGCAAAGGCCGGGCGGTGATCCCGATCCCGCGGCGGCTGATGACCTTCCTGCGGTTGGCGCGCAAGCGCGGCAGCGACACCGGGTACGTCATCACCTACCAGGGCGGCCCGGTGGCGGATATTCGGAAGGGCTGGAAGCTGGCCCGGCTGCGCGCCGGGCTGGACGACAAGGTGACCCCTCACACGCTTCGGCACACCGCCGCGTCGTGGATGGTTCAGGCAGGCGTGCCGCTGTACGATGTCGCCCGGTGGCTCGGGCACGCCTCAATCAAGCAGGTGCAGTCCACCTATGGACACCTCGCGCCGGATCATCTGGATCGGGCGCGGCGGGCGCTGGATCGCGCGTGA
- a CDS encoding zinc-finger-containing protein, whose product MIHEPIAEKPPRDENGWLLCSYCGMPTELLESSAEIYGKDYGPVYRCPIGCGWVGVHKNSSKFKALGRVANRELRQAKQAAHAAFDPLWRAKIHRERCKPGKARAAGYRWLAEQLGIDPGVCHIGMMNVEGCRRVVEVCRPYYRSHDHG is encoded by the coding sequence ATGATACACGAGCCCATCGCCGAGAAGCCGCCGCGCGACGAGAACGGCTGGCTGCTCTGCTCCTACTGCGGCATGCCGACCGAGCTTCTGGAGAGCAGCGCCGAAATCTACGGAAAGGACTACGGCCCGGTTTACCGCTGCCCCATCGGCTGCGGCTGGGTTGGTGTCCACAAGAACAGCAGCAAGTTCAAGGCGCTGGGCAGGGTTGCCAACCGAGAGCTTCGCCAAGCAAAGCAGGCAGCCCACGCCGCGTTCGACCCGCTGTGGCGCGCGAAGATCCACCGCGAACGGTGCAAGCCGGGGAAGGCCCGCGCAGCCGGTTACCGGTGGCTTGCTGAACAGCTCGGCATCGATCCCGGCGTCTGCCACATCGGCATGATGAACGTGGAGGGTTGCCGCAGGGTGGTCGAGGTGTGCCGCCCCTACTATCGGAGTCATGACCATGGCTGA
- a CDS encoding DUF968 domain-containing protein, whose amino-acid sequence MALPARLPKRKADTGRPQRDRCPGHLAFVRQHGCCVPGCQGRPIEAAHVRTHGDGGMGMKPSDDRAISLCTEHHRQQHNVGELEFQRRHGIDMLKLAREFASASPAWKRYLAKKAQGL is encoded by the coding sequence ATGGCACTCCCCGCCCGCCTCCCGAAGCGCAAGGCTGACACTGGCCGCCCCCAGCGCGACCGCTGCCCCGGCCACCTCGCCTTCGTCCGCCAGCACGGTTGCTGCGTCCCCGGCTGCCAGGGCCGCCCCATCGAAGCCGCCCACGTCCGCACCCACGGCGACGGCGGCATGGGGATGAAGCCTTCGGACGACCGGGCCATCAGCCTGTGCACTGAACACCACCGTCAGCAGCACAACGTCGGGGAACTGGAGTTCCAGCGTCGGCACGGCATCGACATGCTGAAGCTGGCCCGAGAGTTCGCCTCCGCCTCCCCGGCTTGGAAGCGCTACCTCGCGAAGAAGGCGCAGGGGCTATGA
- a CDS encoding VRR-NUC domain-containing protein — MSRRCGVSVNNLGPVARRQVDAFLIAEQAVKEMRAAPRRAPAVAETPLQISVAEFLGLALPDDAWFCHIPNGGKRLKSEAAKLKAMGARAGAPDLLVVWRGIAFFVEMKTDAGSLSADQRECHAALRSAGCCVAVARSVSGVEQVLRSWNIPLKARAS; from the coding sequence ATGTCCCGTCGCTGCGGCGTCTCCGTCAACAATCTTGGCCCCGTCGCCCGCCGTCAGGTGGATGCCTTCCTGATCGCCGAACAGGCGGTGAAGGAGATGCGGGCCGCGCCGCGCCGCGCCCCTGCTGTTGCCGAGACGCCGTTGCAAATCTCCGTTGCGGAGTTCCTTGGGCTCGCCCTGCCGGATGACGCGTGGTTCTGCCACATCCCCAACGGCGGAAAGCGCCTCAAGAGCGAGGCCGCCAAGCTGAAGGCTATGGGCGCCCGCGCCGGAGCGCCGGACCTGCTCGTCGTGTGGCGGGGCATCGCCTTCTTCGTCGAGATGAAAACCGACGCCGGGAGCCTGTCTGCTGATCAGCGGGAGTGCCATGCCGCGCTCCGCTCCGCCGGCTGCTGTGTCGCCGTGGCCCGCTCCGTCTCCGGCGTCGAGCAGGTCCTTCGATCCTGGAACATTCCTTTGAAAGCGAGGGCATCATGA
- a CDS encoding DUF2312 domain-containing protein, whose protein sequence is MSDVGGIAADRLKSFVERIERLEEEKRGLQEDIKEVYSEAKGTGFDTKIIREIIRLRKMDKADLQEKEAIMALYKEALGMAE, encoded by the coding sequence ATGAGCGACGTCGGCGGCATCGCCGCGGACCGCCTGAAATCCTTCGTGGAGCGCATCGAGCGCCTGGAGGAGGAGAAGCGCGGCCTGCAGGAGGACATCAAGGAGGTCTACTCAGAGGCCAAGGGCACCGGTTTCGACACCAAGATCATCCGCGAGATCATCCGCCTCCGGAAGATGGACAAGGCCGACCTTCAGGAGAAGGAGGCGATCATGGCGCTCTACAAGGAAGCGCTTGGGATGGCGGAGTGA
- a CDS encoding helix-turn-helix transcriptional regulator has protein sequence MSARPNPISDVRRFRERLKSARLSLNLTQGDVASRMGKDARTIRRWENNEGDPSLPEAALWAHAVGVQMLPPPADAPTAAE, from the coding sequence ATGTCCGCAAGACCCAACCCCATCTCCGATGTCCGCCGCTTCCGTGAGCGCCTGAAGTCGGCCCGCCTCTCACTCAACCTGACGCAAGGTGACGTCGCCAGCCGCATGGGCAAGGACGCCCGCACCATCCGACGCTGGGAGAACAACGAGGGCGACCCGTCTCTTCCTGAGGCCGCGCTGTGGGCGCATGCCGTCGGCGTCCAGATGCTCCCGCCGCCGGCGGACGCCCCAACAGCCGCGGAGTAG
- a CDS encoding helix-turn-helix domain-containing protein, translated as MSFRLQSIAWDAPFAGNVKLVLLRLCHFADDDGANVFPTVGRVAKDCGISERTTQEAIRAIEATGVLVMVKEADAGAKRAREYRIDVAALEALVKGDGCEICTGAKSARVQKTTVTGAKSAPNPIIEPINPPPAETGAGAKPKAQFIVVGEHIASLTGWDRNPNWLGNYGRVVSWLKSGWDPDLDIYPTVERVMARRSSQGPPGGLEYFERAIADAHANRTKPIPEGAAHVQRDPLRSPRQQPANRFQDLLDAQLAGRA; from the coding sequence ATGAGCTTCCGCCTCCAGTCCATCGCTTGGGACGCTCCATTCGCCGGGAACGTCAAGCTGGTGCTCCTGCGCCTATGCCACTTCGCGGACGACGACGGGGCCAACGTGTTCCCGACCGTTGGTCGCGTCGCGAAGGACTGCGGCATCAGCGAGCGCACCACCCAGGAGGCTATCCGCGCCATCGAAGCTACCGGCGTTCTGGTCATGGTGAAGGAGGCCGATGCCGGGGCCAAGCGCGCACGCGAATACCGCATCGACGTGGCCGCTCTGGAGGCCCTGGTAAAGGGTGACGGGTGCGAAATCTGCACGGGTGCGAAATCTGCACGGGTGCAGAAAACGACGGTGACGGGTGCGAAATCTGCACCCAACCCTATCATAGAACCTATCAATCCTCCTCCTGCTGAGACGGGCGCGGGCGCAAAGCCGAAAGCCCAGTTCATCGTTGTCGGGGAGCACATCGCCTCCCTGACCGGCTGGGACCGCAACCCGAACTGGCTCGGGAACTACGGCCGCGTCGTCTCCTGGCTGAAAAGCGGCTGGGACCCCGACCTGGATATCTACCCGACCGTGGAGCGCGTGATGGCCCGGCGCAGCAGCCAAGGCCCGCCGGGCGGCTTGGAATACTTCGAGCGCGCCATTGCCGACGCCCACGCCAACCGAACGAAACCGATCCCCGAAGGAGCCGCCCATGTCCAACGTGATCCCCTTCGAAGCCCCCGCCAGCAGCCTGCAAACCGGTTCCAAGACCTACTTGACGCCCAGCTTGCGGGCCGCGCTTGA